A window of Macrotis lagotis isolate mMagLag1 chromosome 1, bilby.v1.9.chrom.fasta, whole genome shotgun sequence genomic DNA:
AGTGAATcttaaaaagaatgatttttattgcCCCTTCACTCCCCAAATAGGATTGGTTACTAATTCCAACAATAGGTCTGCAGGGTAGTGGTTCTGCTTAACAATTTTAAAGACTCACATCTTTGCACTCCTGAGTGTAAAGCCCTTTGCGaggtgctgaagatacaaagacaaaacaactgCCCACACAGTAATAATCATCATCCCTGCTCTTAAAGATGTTCATTTTCTACTTACATTTGAGGGAAAGGATTATGTGCTGGTTACTTGTGGAAGCCCTTCTTATCTGTCACAGATCCTTTAGTTTCTgtagccaaaacaaaacaaaacgaccCATCCCTGGATGGGTGCCCCCACTTTCTAGAGATAACACGAATAGGCCtatgaaaactttttttgaaaCGTTTGCTTGGCACATTTATGTGTTTAAAGGATCAACTGGCAGATGTCAAAATTAAGAGAACACATTCAcctgaaggaggaggaggaggaggaatgtaAGGCAACTTTGCAGGAGAAACCCGGAATTTCAGGAGACTCATGAATGAGATGAGCTCCAAGCCTGGTGTTACCTTCAGGGACAAGGgcgcttcccctcccccctctcttctGACCTTTGGGTTTCGGTTCCCCGCTCCCGAGCTGGGAAATGGAAGGGAAATAACGACGTGGGACTCGCCGAGGATACAGTCTTGAAAGCTCCCTTGGCGCTTTGGGGAGCAACAAAGTAGCTTTCGCTCGGATGCATTGTAGCTTTGCAAGGGAAACAATGAAGCGAGCGGCAGACAATGAGCcctggggagggaaggaagccCGGGAGGGCCCAGACTTTCCTCCCGGACCCAGCTCAGGGACGTCTCTGCTCTGAAGGGGGGAAAATAATGCTTCCAGGTCCGGGAAGAGGCAGCGTTCcggggtcgggggggggggggggtctctgtTGTTCTCTTTTCTCTCGCTGACACCCGGCGGTCAAGGAGTCTTAGGAGCCCCCGGGGTGCAATGCGCCTCAGTTCCCTTCCCTCCGAGCGGTGGCGGAGCCCTTGGCCCCCGGGGCCAaccgcccccccacccccccggGACCACTTTGGGCGGGATCGTCCGTCTGTTTCTCTTTTCGGGCCGTGAGGACACCCCGCTCCGGgcgcctccctcccctccccgccgCGGGCACGGCGGTGCCCGAGCAGGAGGCCGAATCGGGCGGCGCGGCCTCGGAGGGGGGCAGGGACGCGGCCACGCAGCTCCCAAACTGGTTCGGCGAGGCCGCTGGGCTGGAGCCGCGGGGGCCGAACGGGCCTCTCGGAACGGGTTGTTATGGCAACACATGACCGAACAGTCTCGTACGAACCGGCCAATGAGGAGAGGCCTCTCTTCCGCCCCACCGTTGCGAAAGGCCCCGCCACAGGCTGGAGGCGCCGGGGAAGAAGGCGGGGCGCCGGCGACGtcgggcggggggaggggcgccGGCCGCCGGGCCCGCCGGAGCGCCAATCGGGAGCGGCCGTCCCGCCGGGGCCCGCCCCCTTCCCGAGCGTCTCCCCTCCCCCTCGCTCATTTCGCACGACGCAGCGGTTAGGAACAGAGACATTTTCGGAGCCGGAGCCGCCGGGGCCGCCGCCATTTTGTGTCTGTGGAGAAAGAGGGAGCCGCGGCGGCGAGTGGACTAGGCAGCGCCCCCTCCCCCCCGCGCCGCGGCGGCGGCTCCCAGCCGAGGCTCCCGCCGGTGTCGTCCCCACCCCCCCTCCGCGGGCAGCATGTGGTGAAGCCGGAGCCGCGGGGGACCCGacgagaggaggaagaggagtcGCGAGGCAGGCGGGCGaagcgggcggcggcggcggcggcggccgcggcgcgATGTCGGAGCCGGCGCCGGCCGAGGCCGGCACCGCGGGGGCCCGGGAGGACGCCTGTCGGGATTATCAGTCGTCCCTGGAAGACCTGACCTTCAACAGTAAACCGCACATCAATATGCTGACCATTCTGGCCGAGGAGAACCTGCCTTTCGCCAAGGAGATCGTCTCCCTCATCGAGGCCCAAACCGCCAAGGTTTTTATACACCCCGCAGCCTCCTATTCTTCTAATCCCTAATACTAGCGTCTGCCTCATCCCAGGTCCCACTCTGATCCACGGGGCacagcctcccctcccccacctccgcTCAGGCTCCTACACGCAGCATGGCGGGGCCTGGCCCCGGGgaagggagggggcggggagggggagggggcgccCCACTTCCGCTTCCCGGCACCCCCCTCCCCCCGTGCAGACCTCTCCTATTCTATACACCTATCTCTCGGATGGACCGTGGTCGGGCTGGGGCGGGGGGCAGTGCCAGTCG
This region includes:
- the LOC141507241 gene encoding uncharacterized protein LOC141507241, with the translated sequence MLPAEGGWGRHRREPRLGAAAATQNGGGPGGSGSENVSVPNRCVVRNERGGGETLGKGAGPGGTAAPDWRSGGPGGRRPSPRPTSPAPRLLPRRLQPVAGPFATVGRKRGLSSLAGSYETVRSCVAITTRSERPVRPPRLQPSGLAEPVWELRGRVPAPLRGRAARFGLLLGHRRARGGEGREAPGAGCPHGPKRETDGRSRPKWSRGGGGAVGPGGQGLRHRSEGRELRRIAPRGLLRLLDRRVSAREKRTTETPPPPRPRNAASSRTWKHYFPPFRAETSLSWVREESLGPPGLPSLPRAHCLPLASLFPLQSYNASERKLLCCSPKRQGSFQDCILGESHVVISLPFPSSGAGNRNPKVRREGGGEAPLSLKVTPGLELISFMSLLKFRVSPAKLPYIPPPPPPSETKGSVTDKKGFHK